In the genome of Deinococcus deserti VCD115, one region contains:
- a CDS encoding DUF5693 family protein, translated as MPPATRHPWTRALLGVILLSLIPALILATQRVAYEQTQKTVALVMDYPALSLQARRLGLEPQALLDRYKGLGLNGVAVYEDVIGSLEQRGEIYIQPGAELAVRYPGSEVKAQNVYVRSIRPGAAEALPARYTIPTRQVQVGGETWTEWPTDPRFLPTGPNREQIADLKAQGLTVMYRPYADDAVRAPGADWPDVPFVAFTGDEVIGARTPELLNDINVRLGQRVPALIEGNGQRGLDILVATHGGARMFAMNPSWQNRLGPEEVASKYGLAASERSMRLLYLRPYPTVGETEAMLSRLTTLLASKGVKVNQPVIEPFQDNTLLRALSLMGPLAALLLLGLSYPLPRLGMLVVGMSALLAFGLNRFHPFEGAALVAAVTFPALGLVLRRHRVSDWFLATGLSLAGVLFVSALGANKASMLGLEPFRGVGLTLLLPLLLVALSFLPRQDIRKTARDLYAAPIKLGDMAVMALGLAVFALVFLRRGNTTSGVSVTDTEAKVRQGLQDSIVRPRFKELAGHPLGLIGLSGVLPGYLGAMLILGGVIGQSSILNTFSHFHTPLLISAARVFIGLGIGLIAGLVLIEAFKFGLRLWHTYRPEGQSRLEVQA; from the coding sequence TTGCCACCGGCCACCCGCCATCCCTGGACCCGCGCCCTGCTGGGCGTGATTCTGCTGTCGCTGATTCCGGCGCTGATCCTGGCCACGCAGCGCGTTGCCTACGAGCAGACGCAGAAAACGGTGGCCCTGGTCATGGATTACCCGGCGCTGTCCCTGCAGGCCCGGCGCCTGGGTCTGGAGCCGCAGGCGCTGCTCGACCGCTATAAGGGGCTGGGCCTCAACGGCGTGGCGGTCTACGAGGACGTGATCGGCAGCCTGGAACAGCGTGGGGAGATCTACATCCAGCCGGGCGCAGAGCTGGCGGTGCGCTACCCCGGCTCGGAAGTCAAGGCGCAGAACGTCTACGTGCGTTCGATCAGGCCCGGCGCCGCAGAGGCCCTGCCGGCGCGCTACACCATTCCTACCCGTCAGGTACAGGTGGGAGGAGAGACCTGGACCGAGTGGCCCACAGACCCCCGCTTCCTGCCTACGGGCCCCAACCGTGAGCAGATTGCCGACCTGAAGGCGCAGGGTCTCACGGTGATGTACCGGCCCTATGCCGACGACGCGGTAAGGGCCCCCGGGGCCGACTGGCCGGACGTGCCCTTTGTGGCGTTTACCGGCGATGAGGTGATCGGGGCGCGTACGCCTGAGCTGCTGAACGACATCAATGTTCGCCTGGGACAGCGGGTGCCCGCCCTGATCGAAGGCAATGGGCAACGCGGTCTGGACATCCTGGTCGCCACGCACGGCGGGGCCCGGATGTTCGCCATGAACCCGTCGTGGCAAAACCGGCTGGGGCCAGAGGAGGTGGCCAGCAAGTACGGACTGGCTGCGTCCGAGCGCAGCATGCGGCTGCTGTACCTGCGCCCCTACCCGACCGTCGGCGAGACCGAGGCCATGCTGTCGCGCCTGACAACCCTGCTGGCCAGTAAGGGCGTGAAGGTCAATCAGCCGGTCATCGAGCCGTTTCAGGACAACACACTGCTGCGGGCCCTGAGTCTTATGGGTCCGCTGGCGGCCCTGCTGCTGCTGGGTCTGAGTTACCCGCTGCCGCGTCTGGGAATGCTTGTGGTGGGCATGTCGGCTTTGCTGGCCTTCGGCCTCAACCGCTTTCATCCTTTTGAAGGCGCAGCGCTGGTCGCGGCCGTGACCTTCCCGGCGCTGGGGCTGGTGCTGCGGCGCCACCGGGTTTCGGACTGGTTCCTGGCCACAGGGCTGTCGCTGGCCGGGGTGCTGTTCGTCTCGGCGCTGGGGGCCAACAAGGCCAGCATGCTGGGCCTGGAGCCTTTCCGGGGCGTTGGTCTGACCCTGCTGCTGCCGCTGCTGCTGGTGGCGCTGAGCTTTCTGCCTCGTCAGGACATCCGCAAGACCGCCCGTGACCTGTACGCCGCGCCGATCAAACTCGGTGACATGGCCGTGATGGCGCTTGGCCTGGCTGTGTTTGCGCTGGTGTTCCTGCGCCGCGGCAACACCACCAGCGGCGTCAGCGTGACCGACACCGAAGCCAAGGTGCGTCAGGGACTCCAGGACAGCATCGTGCGCCCGCGCTTCAAGGAACTGGCTGGACATCCCCTCGGGTTGATCGGCCTCAGCGGCGTGCTGCCGGGGTATCTCGGCGCGATGCTGATTCTGGGCGGCGTGATCGGACAGTCGAGCATTCTCAATACCTTCTCGCACTTTCACACTCCGCTGCTGATCAGTGCCGCGCGCGTCTTTATCGGCCTGGGCATCGGTCTGATTGCCGGTCTGGTACTGATCGAGGCCTTCAAGTTCGGGCTGCGGCTGTGGCACACCTACCGTCCTGAAGGACAGTCTCGTCTGGAGGTGCAGGCATGA
- a CDS encoding E3 binding domain-containing protein, with protein sequence MERIAPLAKILAEANGIDWQHLQGSGEGGQIVEQDILTHLARIMTGEEEPPPTPVDAPPPDWNGQDIPGGGMFSADMLSKAGVDSDIAAFVEQTRPGADVAAPVAPAETVNADDEEMEFELDEEETPAPVVADPVPAPIAISQPAQPVAASAPVAAPTPASAPPVSTPPASGGAAAGLGSLLSRLYKTSPAAETPAQPGASAASAATTETPAPVQPAAPVMAPTPTVQAPAVQDTPTVEPVPAVHTPAATVPVADAPVEETPAAAAEVQAAAPAAPALSPAQEPVAPQPEPVVPSVVQPAAPAPAAVQPVQDATWFGVYLRRDASLGAVTDLRAQLSDALGQDVPLALLVARAAQRHSSLLGLGSVALHDGQRTRSVNSGHLRDALQGLDTDHTGTPDLLIVDAGARDLDDLHFPHTLTLSIGRVQDGRAALSLNGNVDTAQAAQFLADLAGTLERPIVLVL encoded by the coding sequence ATGGAACGCATTGCTCCGCTCGCCAAGATTCTGGCGGAAGCGAACGGGATCGACTGGCAGCACCTGCAGGGCAGCGGCGAAGGTGGCCAGATTGTCGAGCAGGACATCCTCACTCACCTGGCGCGCATCATGACCGGCGAGGAAGAGCCGCCGCCCACCCCGGTGGACGCTCCTCCGCCTGACTGGAATGGTCAGGACATTCCCGGTGGGGGCATGTTCAGCGCTGACATGCTGAGCAAGGCCGGCGTGGACAGCGATATCGCCGCGTTTGTCGAACAGACCCGCCCTGGCGCTGATGTTGCAGCTCCGGTGGCCCCGGCCGAAACCGTGAATGCAGATGACGAGGAAATGGAATTCGAGCTCGATGAAGAGGAAACTCCCGCTCCTGTAGTGGCTGATCCTGTTCCTGCCCCCATCGCCATCAGCCAGCCGGCCCAACCCGTGGCCGCAAGTGCCCCCGTGGCCGCACCGACGCCAGCCAGTGCTCCACCCGTTTCCACGCCTCCCGCGTCCGGTGGGGCCGCTGCGGGCCTGGGCAGCCTGCTGTCGCGTCTGTACAAAACCAGCCCGGCGGCCGAAACCCCGGCGCAGCCCGGCGCCAGCGCAGCGTCTGCCGCCACGACAGAAACTCCAGCTCCGGTGCAGCCCGCCGCACCGGTCATGGCGCCAACGCCGACCGTACAGGCGCCGGCCGTCCAGGACACGCCCACCGTGGAGCCAGTCCCGGCTGTGCACACGCCAGCCGCAACCGTTCCTGTGGCAGACGCACCAGTCGAGGAAACACCCGCCGCAGCTGCCGAGGTTCAGGCCGCTGCTCCTGCTGCCCCCGCACTCTCCCCTGCCCAGGAGCCGGTTGCGCCGCAGCCTGAGCCGGTAGTTCCTTCTGTTGTTCAGCCCGCCGCTCCTGCGCCGGCCGCAGTCCAGCCCGTCCAGGACGCCACGTGGTTCGGAGTGTATCTGCGCCGTGACGCCAGCCTGGGCGCCGTCACCGACTTGCGTGCGCAGCTTAGCGACGCACTGGGTCAGGACGTGCCGCTCGCGCTGCTGGTCGCCCGCGCAGCTCAGCGTCACTCCAGCCTCCTGGGCCTGGGCAGCGTGGCCCTGCACGACGGCCAGCGGACCCGCAGCGTCAACAGTGGACACCTGCGCGACGCTCTGCAGGGCCTGGACACCGACCACACCGGCACCCCGGATCTGCTGATCGTGGACGCCGGAGCGCGTGACCTGGACGATCTGCACTTCCCGCACACCCTGACGCTCAGCATCGGACGTGTACAGGACGGCCGCGCCGCCCTGAGCCTCAACGGCAACGTGGATACGGCCCAGGCCGCGCAGTTCCTGGCCGACCTGGCGGGCACACTGGAACGGCCTATCGTTCTGGTGCTGTAA
- a CDS encoding DUF2231 domain-containing protein, which yields MRLPSFQQSDAPTHRFEDALSEHGRVEALARDLQPLVKQALERLPPRVRATLHGEKLGHPLHPALIHLPLGGWIVAGILDWAPGRTDQRDHAADQALLLGTVGALPAIAAGWADWTLTQGQARRTGLVHGLINETAFVLSAGSLLARQRGHRRLGRALSGGGLVLAACGGVLGGELVYRHGVGQARG from the coding sequence ATGCGACTGCCGTCCTTTCAGCAATCAGACGCGCCCACCCACCGGTTCGAAGACGCCCTGAGTGAACACGGCCGCGTGGAGGCTCTGGCCCGCGACTTGCAGCCGCTGGTAAAACAGGCGCTGGAGCGTCTTCCTCCCAGGGTGCGCGCCACGCTGCACGGTGAGAAACTGGGACACCCGCTGCATCCGGCATTGATTCATCTGCCCCTGGGAGGCTGGATCGTTGCTGGCATCCTCGACTGGGCACCGGGCCGCACGGACCAGCGCGACCACGCCGCGGATCAGGCCCTGCTGTTGGGAACAGTGGGCGCCCTTCCGGCGATCGCTGCTGGCTGGGCCGACTGGACCCTGACACAGGGTCAGGCGCGCCGCACCGGGCTGGTGCACGGATTGATCAACGAGACTGCCTTCGTGTTGTCCGCCGGCTCGCTGCTGGCCCGGCAGCGCGGTCACCGCCGGCTGGGCCGCGCCCTGTCAGGTGGCGGGCTGGTGCTGGCCGCCTGCGGCGGCGTACTGGGTGGGGAACTGGTGTACCGGCACGGGGTGGGGCAGGCGCGCGGCTGA
- the udk gene encoding uridine kinase — protein sequence MTGHVRPFVIGVAGGSGSGKTTVTRRVIETVGGNGVSVLNQDNYYRDQSDIPFNARLNTNYDHPAAFDWPLLRSHLDALLSGVPIDMPEYDFTQHTRSAQASTVLPGAVVVLEGFFALYDEELRERMHLKVFVDADADVRFIRRLLRDTQERGRTPESVIQQYLEYVRPMHLSFVEPTKRYADVIIPHGGMNEPALDMLSARIRTTI from the coding sequence ATGACGGGTCACGTGCGCCCGTTTGTCATCGGTGTGGCTGGAGGGTCGGGGAGCGGCAAGACCACCGTGACCCGGCGGGTGATCGAGACGGTCGGTGGCAACGGCGTTTCGGTCCTGAATCAGGACAACTACTACCGCGACCAGTCTGATATTCCCTTCAACGCCCGGCTCAATACCAACTACGACCACCCCGCCGCTTTCGACTGGCCGCTGCTGCGTTCGCACCTTGACGCCCTGCTCTCGGGCGTGCCTATCGACATGCCGGAGTACGACTTTACGCAGCACACCCGTTCGGCACAGGCCAGCACGGTCCTGCCCGGCGCCGTGGTGGTGCTGGAGGGATTTTTCGCGCTGTATGACGAGGAGCTGCGTGAGCGTATGCACCTCAAGGTCTTCGTGGATGCCGACGCGGACGTGCGGTTTATCCGGCGTCTGTTGCGTGATACCCAGGAGCGCGGCCGCACGCCCGAAAGCGTGATCCAGCAGTATCTGGAGTACGTCCGCCCCATGCACCTGAGCTTCGTGGAGCCCACCAAGCGCTACGCGGACGTGATCATTCCGCACGGCGGCATGAACGAACCAGCGCTGGACATGCTGTCTGCACGTATTCGCACCACCATCTGA
- a CDS encoding ABC transporter ATP-binding protein: MPEAPSVTRRLYGLLTPYRRRVALGLTLLLGSVAAELYPPLVWIRVVDQGLPARDWTFIGTQLALLVVVFGVQQLLSAWRGLILERAGQQLTLDVRLAVYRKLQSQSAAYFESQRTGDLIARVTGDVDALQDVLVRGTDSVIANLLRLIGVIGIFIALQPTLGVLTTLPMLAVGLMLWRYGKSVRPAYRAARSRLGDLTALITDRLSGVRVVQGFAREQAESARVEALGQALYAEQVRAVALRNRAFPLARFVGNLGNVIMLGGGAWLIMAGQFTLGGLLAYRGYGRYFYGPIDDLVNIGDLLQRAEAAGRRVFEVLDAPVDIVERPDARELPSPAHGEVRFENVTFGYSPARPVLRDVSFHVPAGQRVAVLGESGAGKSTLLGLVTRAHDPHSGRVILDGVDVRDLTLRSLRTGAVTMPQDTFLFHDTVRANVTYARPEAAPEEIEAALRAAHALDFVRALPEGLETMVGERGVKLSGGQRQRLAIARTLLARPALLLLDEPTSAVDAESEALVVAALDRLMQGRTSLIVTHRLSLARGADRVLVFRDGRLIEDGPPAQLRLRGGAYAALERAAEALERGEVVSLSEV; the protein is encoded by the coding sequence ATGCCTGAAGCCCCCTCTGTGACCCGGCGACTGTATGGGCTGCTCACGCCCTACCGCCGCCGGGTGGCCCTTGGCCTGACCCTGCTGCTGGGCAGCGTGGCGGCCGAGCTGTATCCGCCGTTGGTGTGGATCCGCGTGGTGGACCAGGGCCTGCCGGCGCGCGACTGGACCTTTATAGGCACCCAGCTGGCTCTGCTGGTCGTGGTGTTCGGGGTGCAGCAGTTGCTCTCGGCGTGGCGCGGGCTGATCCTGGAGCGCGCCGGACAGCAGCTGACCCTGGACGTGCGCCTGGCGGTGTACCGCAAGCTGCAGTCGCAGTCGGCTGCGTATTTCGAGTCCCAGCGCACCGGGGACCTGATCGCCCGCGTGACCGGCGATGTGGACGCCCTGCAGGACGTGCTGGTGCGCGGCACCGACTCGGTGATCGCCAACCTGCTGCGATTGATCGGGGTGATTGGGATCTTTATTGCCCTGCAGCCCACGCTGGGCGTGCTGACCACCCTGCCGATGCTGGCTGTGGGCCTGATGCTGTGGCGGTACGGCAAATCGGTGCGGCCGGCCTACCGCGCGGCACGTTCCCGCCTGGGCGACCTCACGGCCCTGATCACCGACCGCCTGAGTGGCGTGCGGGTCGTGCAGGGCTTTGCGCGTGAGCAGGCGGAAAGCGCCCGGGTCGAGGCGCTCGGGCAGGCGCTGTACGCCGAACAGGTCCGCGCCGTGGCGCTGCGTAACCGTGCCTTTCCGCTGGCCCGCTTCGTGGGCAACCTGGGCAACGTGATCATGCTGGGCGGCGGCGCGTGGCTGATCATGGCCGGGCAGTTCACCCTGGGCGGCCTGCTGGCCTACCGCGGCTACGGGCGTTACTTCTACGGCCCCATCGACGACCTCGTGAATATCGGCGACCTGTTGCAGCGTGCCGAGGCGGCCGGACGGCGGGTGTTCGAGGTGCTTGATGCGCCCGTGGACATCGTGGAGCGCCCGGATGCGCGCGAACTGCCGTCTCCCGCCCACGGCGAGGTGCGCTTTGAGAACGTGACGTTTGGTTACAGCCCGGCGCGTCCGGTGCTGCGCGACGTGAGCTTTCATGTTCCGGCAGGCCAGCGTGTCGCGGTGCTGGGCGAGTCGGGCGCGGGCAAAAGCACCCTGCTGGGGCTGGTGACCCGCGCGCATGACCCGCACTCAGGCCGCGTGATCCTGGACGGGGTGGACGTCCGCGACCTGACGCTCCGCAGCCTGCGGACCGGCGCCGTGACCATGCCGCAGGACACCTTCTTGTTCCACGATACGGTGCGCGCCAACGTGACCTATGCCCGCCCCGAGGCGGCCCCGGAAGAGATCGAGGCCGCCCTGCGCGCCGCGCACGCCCTGGACTTCGTACGTGCCCTTCCCGAAGGTCTGGAGACCATGGTGGGGGAACGCGGCGTGAAACTGTCCGGGGGTCAGCGCCAGCGGCTGGCCATTGCCCGGACCCTGCTGGCCCGTCCGGCACTGCTGCTGCTCGATGAACCTACCAGCGCGGTGGACGCGGAAAGTGAAGCTCTGGTGGTCGCTGCCCTGGACCGGCTGATGCAGGGGCGGACCTCGCTGATCGTGACCCACCGCCTGAGCCTGGCCCGCGGCGCGGACCGGGTCCTGGTGTTCCGGGACGGCCGGCTGATCGAGGACGGCCCGCCAGCACAGCTGCGCCTGCGGGGAGGCGCCTACGCCGCGCTGGAACGCGCCGCTGAAGCTCTGGAGCGCGGCGAGGTGGTGTCCCTCAGCGAGGTGTGA
- a CDS encoding CobW family GTP-binding protein, translating into MTASGANDGRIPVVVVGGFLGAGKTTLVNHLIRSLPHRLGIIVNEFGQAGVDGSLIERLDEDVQELTAGCLCCTGRDDLVRALVGIGMREHKPDAVIVELSGVADPTPVLTTLLDRAVRAAFKVTTLVAVVDARHVLQTLREHPEAARQLAYANVVVLNKTDLADPARLDHAGEVLRGINPLARLVRVEQAQVDAAALLSRDDFDPRVLEGADPVQHTPGLKTFTLRADRPLDPYAWQRFMTSMILSRPSEVLRVKGFLSLHGYPQRILFQAVRDLFTADAWDEADGSSELVVIGRGLDRAEYEEGFQACLTPDPADLIPE; encoded by the coding sequence ATGACGGCCTCTGGAGCAAACGACGGGCGCATTCCGGTGGTGGTGGTGGGCGGCTTTCTGGGAGCCGGCAAGACCACCCTGGTCAACCACCTGATCCGCAGCCTTCCGCACCGGCTGGGCATCATTGTCAACGAGTTCGGGCAGGCCGGGGTGGACGGCAGCCTGATCGAGCGTCTGGACGAGGACGTGCAGGAGCTGACTGCCGGCTGTCTGTGCTGCACCGGGCGCGACGATCTGGTGCGCGCGCTGGTGGGCATCGGCATGCGTGAACACAAACCCGACGCGGTGATCGTGGAACTGAGCGGCGTGGCTGATCCCACCCCGGTGCTGACCACCCTGCTGGACCGTGCGGTGCGCGCCGCGTTCAAGGTGACCACCCTGGTGGCTGTGGTGGACGCCCGGCACGTGTTGCAGACCCTGCGCGAGCACCCTGAGGCCGCCCGGCAGCTGGCCTACGCGAACGTGGTGGTGCTGAACAAGACTGACCTTGCCGATCCGGCGCGCCTGGATCACGCCGGGGAGGTGCTGCGCGGTATCAATCCGCTGGCGCGCCTGGTCCGGGTCGAGCAGGCCCAGGTGGATGCAGCGGCCCTGCTCTCACGCGACGATTTCGACCCGCGTGTGCTGGAAGGAGCAGATCCGGTGCAGCACACGCCGGGCCTGAAGACCTTCACGCTCCGGGCAGACCGCCCACTGGATCCCTACGCCTGGCAGCGCTTCATGACGTCCATGATTCTCTCGCGGCCGTCGGAGGTGCTGCGGGTCAAGGGCTTTCTCAGCCTGCACGGGTACCCGCAGCGCATCCTGTTTCAGGCCGTGCGTGACCTGTTCACCGCCGACGCCTGGGATGAGGCCGACGGCAGCAGCGAACTGGTCGTGATCGGCCGTGGCCTGGACCGCGCCGAGTATGAAGAGGGGTTCCAAGCGTGTCTGACCCCTGACCCGGCTGACCTGATCCCGGAATAA
- a CDS encoding PaaI family thioesterase: protein MTLHPDLRMPTAEDFERYTPEELAGRMNGLSGTLGDRLGIEFLSISRQRVVARLPVEGNLQPAGRLHGGANLALAEELASVGSWLNLDPSRQVAVGVDLNGTHVRGVSGGFVTGEAELVYRGRSVMVWSIEIKDERGRVTSLARCTCNVINTGA from the coding sequence ATGACCCTGCATCCGGACCTGCGCATGCCCACGGCAGAAGACTTCGAGCGTTACACCCCCGAGGAACTGGCCGGGCGTATGAACGGTCTGTCCGGCACCTTAGGCGACCGCCTGGGCATCGAGTTTCTCAGTATCAGCCGGCAGCGGGTGGTGGCCCGGTTGCCGGTCGAGGGCAATCTCCAGCCGGCAGGGCGCCTGCATGGCGGAGCCAACCTCGCCCTGGCCGAGGAACTGGCCAGTGTAGGCTCCTGGCTCAACCTGGACCCCAGCCGGCAGGTGGCGGTTGGCGTAGACCTGAACGGCACCCACGTACGGGGGGTCAGCGGGGGGTTTGTGACTGGAGAAGCCGAACTGGTCTACCGGGGCCGCAGCGTGATGGTCTGGAGCATTGAAATCAAGGATGAGCGGGGCCGCGTGACCAGTCTGGCGCGCTGCACCTGCAACGTGATCAACACCGGGGCCTGA
- a CDS encoding Glu/Leu/Phe/Val dehydrogenase family protein — protein MLILEEMQSRGHEALTLLHHAPTGLRAALAIHSTVLGPAIAGVRLRDQDEELAVRGALALSESLTLKAALAGLNYGGGACVLMMPEAGVEDPHAREALFRALGRQVHPMASRVVLTEDIGVTPADIAFLAQETPSTLGMNTDTSSVTGYGVYRGIKAAARHALGSESMRGVRVAIVGVGAVGRSLAMHLHREGARLTISDERQDRAVALADELDNVNVAGVGEILDTPCDILSPCGYGHSIRSEDVPRLQCRLIAGGEHHPLTRKGEGAVKEAGIVYMPDYAINAAGLIAAATGSDATHAAERVYQTVNRIVAAAEQYGKAPHVVARRMAERRIDLIGSLGRA, from the coding sequence ATGTTGATACTTGAAGAGATGCAGTCGCGTGGCCACGAGGCCCTGACGCTGCTTCACCACGCGCCGACCGGCCTGCGTGCGGCCCTGGCCATCCACTCTACGGTGCTGGGCCCGGCCATTGCCGGTGTGCGCCTGCGCGATCAGGACGAGGAACTGGCCGTGCGTGGAGCGCTGGCCCTGTCCGAGAGTCTGACCCTGAAAGCCGCGCTTGCCGGGCTGAACTACGGCGGCGGCGCCTGCGTGCTGATGATGCCGGAAGCCGGGGTGGAAGACCCGCATGCCAGAGAGGCCCTGTTCCGGGCCCTGGGCCGGCAGGTGCATCCGATGGCCTCCCGGGTAGTTCTGACCGAGGACATCGGCGTGACACCCGCTGACATTGCCTTTCTGGCGCAGGAAACGCCCAGCACGCTGGGGATGAACACCGATACCAGCAGCGTGACTGGTTACGGCGTGTACCGGGGCATCAAGGCTGCGGCCCGGCATGCGCTGGGCAGCGAGAGCATGCGCGGCGTACGGGTGGCCATCGTCGGTGTCGGAGCCGTGGGCCGCTCGCTGGCCATGCACCTGCACCGCGAGGGTGCGCGGCTGACCATCTCGGATGAGCGGCAGGACCGGGCCGTGGCGCTGGCAGACGAACTCGACAATGTAAACGTGGCAGGTGTGGGCGAGATCCTGGATACCCCCTGTGACATCCTGTCGCCCTGTGGCTACGGCCACAGCATCCGCAGTGAGGACGTGCCCCGGCTGCAGTGCCGCCTCATCGCCGGCGGCGAGCACCATCCCCTGACCCGCAAGGGCGAGGGGGCCGTGAAGGAGGCTGGAATCGTCTATATGCCGGATTACGCCATCAATGCCGCCGGCCTGATTGCCGCGGCTACCGGAAGTGACGCCACCCACGCCGCCGAGCGGGTCTATCAGACCGTCAACCGCATCGTCGCAGCGGCAGAACAGTACGGCAAGGCCCCGCACGTGGTTGCGCGGCGCATGGCCGAGCGCCGCATTGACCTGATCGGCAGCCTGGGACGCGCATGA
- the csaB gene encoding polysaccharide pyruvyl transferase CsaB, whose amino-acid sequence MRSTSKRVTVSGYYGFGNTGDEAIALAISRELRARGVAPLLLSNTPAETAQFAHSEAAARMNPLALLRALLRSQVLLSGGGGLLQDKTSARTLTYYLGVIRLAQLLGRRVVVFNQSVGPLSPEGGRKVQAALKGARVIVRDRGSLETLRQLGITGELGGDPALLLSPSPGLVRDQRTVIVAPRGDVTDATTTLRDVVAELRTHGRRVVALSFMPDHDDTAAHSLGADEVLSTRDPQVALDAIAQAGFVIGVRLHAVILAAAAGVPFAGIAYDPKVLGFCQDAGAPSHPTFLDPQVITAQAVALLDPDWAAVAQMKERAAKSFDRALQR is encoded by the coding sequence ATGAGAAGCACGTCCAAGCGCGTGACGGTCAGCGGTTACTACGGGTTCGGGAATACCGGCGACGAGGCCATTGCCCTGGCCATCAGCCGGGAACTGCGGGCGCGCGGAGTCGCGCCGCTGCTGCTGTCCAATACCCCGGCCGAAACGGCGCAGTTTGCGCACAGTGAAGCGGCGGCACGTATGAATCCGCTGGCCCTGCTGCGCGCCCTGCTGCGTTCACAGGTGCTGCTGTCTGGTGGCGGCGGTCTGCTGCAGGACAAGACCAGTGCGCGCACCCTGACCTATTACCTGGGGGTGATTCGGCTGGCCCAGCTTCTGGGCCGGCGGGTGGTGGTGTTCAACCAGAGTGTGGGTCCGCTGTCTCCCGAGGGAGGCCGCAAAGTACAGGCTGCCCTGAAAGGCGCCCGCGTGATCGTGCGTGACCGGGGCAGCCTGGAAACCCTTCGCCAGCTGGGGATAACGGGGGAACTGGGCGGCGACCCGGCGTTGCTGCTGAGCCCCAGCCCGGGGCTGGTCCGCGACCAGCGCACCGTGATTGTGGCGCCGCGGGGTGACGTGACTGACGCGACAACCACGCTGCGGGATGTGGTGGCGGAACTGCGCACCCACGGTCGCCGGGTCGTGGCCCTGAGCTTCATGCCGGACCACGATGACACGGCTGCCCACAGCCTGGGCGCTGACGAGGTCCTGAGCACCCGTGATCCCCAGGTCGCGCTGGACGCCATTGCGCAGGCCGGCTTCGTGATCGGGGTGCGCCTGCATGCGGTGATTCTCGCGGCGGCTGCGGGCGTGCCGTTTGCGGGGATCGCCTATGACCCCAAGGTTCTGGGCTTCTGCCAGGATGCGGGAGCACCCTCACACCCGACGTTTCTGGACCCGCAGGTGATCACGGCGCAGGCGGTGGCTCTGCTGGACCCGGACTGGGCAGCCGTGGCTCAGATGAAGGAGCGCGCGGCCAAAAGTTTTGACCGGGCTTTGCAGCGCTAA